Within the Cystobacter fuscus DSM 2262 genome, the region CCTTTCGGGACCCTGACGCAGTAGTGTTAGCCAGTCGACGAGATGCTTACAGGCCGAGAAAAAGAGCTGCTCAGGGCAGGTCTGTGCACGGCGTACACGCGCCTTCAGTACATAGCGACTGCGCTGAATGAGAGTCGGGTCCAAGGATCCTCCTTTACTTACCTAGCTGACCGAAAATGCGCTTCAGGTGGGCTCGCATTCGATGCATACCACCAAGGTAGTCTTCTAGGTATACGTTCGCGTGGCAGCCACGGCAGATGATGATTTCGCAGCGACGGATTTCGCCCAACCGCACCGGTGTCTCCAGTTCACAACGCGGGCATTGCACGTCAATGACACGGCGATCCATCTCTGGGAAATGGACCTTGACCTGAAAGTTCAGCACGAAAGCACCCGAGCCCGTGCCGGTGCTCTCTCAAAGTTGATGCGACAAACACTTTCTTTCAATGGTTTCACGTGTGGTGATTCCGCAGAGTAACTGGTCGTTGGTGCCGTCGTCCCGTTTAGTCTTTCCACGCAGCAATAGTGGTAATGGTGGTGGGTCATAAGAGTCCGAGCATGCCCTACTAGACCAACATCTCATAAATTTCCTAGGACTAATGCAACCCGCAGTTTTGGCTCCAGACTGGCGTCTCCAATATATCTCAAGCTCGTACAGGAGAAGTGGGGCAATGTTGAAGGTAGGGGGAGCAGAGAGGCAGGCGGAAGACTGTTGACGGGAGCCCAAGAGAAGTGCGCCATGCTGGTGCACTCACCGTGAAGCCCCCTTGGGGATCACGTCAGCCCTAGCCGTCCTGCTAGTGGACTGCAAATGCAGGCGCTAGGTGCTGGCGTACCTGACAACACCCGGTGGGGTGCGCGCTATTTTGGAGCACTTGGAACGACCCACTCGGCCTGCGATGCAGGCCCCGGCGCAGAGGCCAGCACTCGCTCAGACGGACGCCCGATCCACGCCCACCTCGAACACCGAGGCGGACAGCTCCTTCACCGAGAGCTTCACGTCCAGGAAGTGGGCGAACGTCTCGAGCTGGGTGCGCGCATGTCCATCCAGCGGCAGGGTCCGGAACGAGCCCCCACGCGCCAGGGCCAGCAGCAACATGAGCTGATCACACAGGTGCTGCCCCACGGGGACTCCAGCCTCCAGGTAGACCCGCGCCTCCTCCGACACGGTCGAGGCAACGGTCTCCGCGGGCACGCCCCGCTCCCCGAAGCTGGTGAACACCTCGGTGACGTGCTCGCTCTCCACCTCCAGGGACAACGCGTTTCCCGGCCCGGGCGCGCGCTTCAGTTCCTCCACCCGCCGCTCCTCCTCGCTCCAGCCGAGCCTGCGCCCCACTGTCTCCAGTTCCCGCTTCGCCACGTCGAAGGGAACCTGGGAGAACATCGCCGTGGCCCGCCGCCGCACCACGTTTCCCCGCTCCAGCAGGTGCAAGGGCACGAGTGGCGCCGGCTGCACGCTCACGTGGAACTTGCCTCCCCCGGCGGGGAAGAACCCGGGCCGCTCCAGCGTGGCCTCCACCTGTGGCCCCATCCGCCGCACCAGCGGCAGGTACGCCTTGGCCAGGAAGTCGAACGGCGGCGCCGCCGGGTTGTGCGTCCCTCCCTCCAACACCAGCGTGGACGGCCCACTCGCGCTCAAGAGCGCCGGCAACACCGTCTGCAACACCAACGTGGCGCTGCCCGCCGTGCCCACCGCGAAGTGGTAGTCCCCGGGCTTCACGCTCCGAGGCCGGAACGTCAGCTCCTGCGAGTGCAGCTCCGCCCCCTCCACCTCCGCGCCCCCCACCGCCGCCGCCGCCTTCACCGACGTGAGGTGCTGGCGCAACAGCCCCGGCTTGGAGCGCCCCGCGCGGATATTCACCATCTGGAAGGGCGTCCCCGTCACCAGCGCCAGCGCCAACGACGTGCGCAGCACCTGTCCGCCGCCCTCTCCCTTCGAACCATCAATGCGAATCATCTCAACTCCCTCCCTGTACTCCCTCTGCCCGCACGTAGCGACGCCCGCTCCCCCATCCTACTGACCGGAAGGGAAGCGGGCGTCTCGATGTCTCTATCCCCTCATGGCGTCCTCCCGGGTCCAGGGTCCGTGCTTCCCGCTCACCCCTTCACGCACACCACCTGCCGCAGCGTGTGGACGACGTCGACCAGGCTCGCCTGCGCCCGCATCACCTCGTCGATGGGCTTGTAGGCCCCGGGCGTCTCGTCGATGACGTCCGCGTCCTTGCGGCACTCGATGCCCTCCGTCGCCCGCGCGTGGTCCTCCAGTGTGAAGCGCCGCTTGGCCGCTTCACGCGACATCACCCGGCCCGCGCCGTGGCTGCACGAGTGGAAGGACTCCGCGTTCCCCTTCCCGCGCACGATGTACGAGCGCGCCCCCATGCTGCCGGGGATGATGCCCAGGTCCCCCTCGCGCGCCCGCACCGCCCCCTTGCGCGTCACCAGCACGTTCTTGCCGTAGTGGTGCTCCCGCGACACGTAGTTGTGGTGGCAGTTCACCGCCGCCTGCGTGAGCGAGAACTCCGGCAGCTCCCCGCTCGCCTGCAACGCCTCCACGGTCGAGCGAAGCATCAGCTCGCGGTTGGTCGCCGCGTACTCCTGCGCCCAGCCCACCGCGCGCAGGTAGTCCTCGAAGTGCTCCGTTCCCTCGGGCAGGTACGCCAGGTCCGCCTCCGGCAACTGGATGAAGAAGCGGCGCATGTCCTCCTTGGCCAGCTCGATGAAGTGGCTGCCGATGCGGTTGCCCACCCCGCGCGAGCCGCTGTGCAGCATCACCCAGACGTGGTCCGCCTCATCCAGGCACACCTCGATGAAGTGGTTTCCCGTCCCCAGCGTCCCGAGGTGACCCAGGTCCGGGCCCCGGCCCAGGCGCGGGTGCTTCTCCAGGATGGCGTCATAGCCGGGCTTCAGGCGGCCCCAGGCCTCGCGGTGCGCCGAGGGCGCGTCCTTCCACGTGCCCCGGTCATTGCGGCCCCCGTTGTCGGTGCGGCCGTGCGGCACCGCGCGCTCGATGGCCGAGCGCACCCCGCCAAGCGAGTCCGGCAACTGCTCCGCGCGCAGCGTGGTGCGCACGGCGATCATCCCGCAGCCGATGTCCACGCCCACCGCGGCCGGAATCACCGCGCCCGCCGTCGCCACCACGCTGCCCACCGTCGCGCCGAAGCCGCGGTGCACGTCCGGCATCGCCGCCACCCACTTGTGGACGAAGGGCAGGGCCGCCATCGCCCGCAGCTGCTTCTTCGCCTCGTCCTCGAACGGCACCCCCACCGTCCACGCCTTGATGGGCACCCCACCCGCCTCGTTCGTCAGCACCTCGTAGTCGCGCTCGGTCCGCATGGTCTGGTTCCTCGAATCGTCTGCCCGGTCCGTCCCGGGTCACGCGGAGGGGTAGAGCAGGCCGCGTGCCAACCCTCCTTCCCAGGGGAGCGGCGAATCCCCCGGCCCTTTCCTATCCCCTGGGATAAGAACCCTATCCTCATGGCGAAGACGCGAATCCGCGAGACGGTGGTGTTCGGGGTGCTGGGGACCAACCTGGACGCGGGCCGGGGGCCCCGGAGGTGGGACAAGTGGCGTCCCTCCGTGGGGCTCTGTCAGCAGGAGGATCTGCTGGTGCACCGCTTCGAGCTGCTCCATCCCCCCGGCCAGGAGGAGCTGGCTCGCACGGTGGAGCAGGACATCCAGCAGGTCTCCCCCGAGACCCAGGTGCGCCCCACCGCCGTGGGCATCCGCAACCCGTGGGACCTGGAGGAGACCTACGGCGCGCTGCTCGACTACGCCCGCACATACCCCTTCCAGCCCGAGCAGGAGGACTACCTCGTGCACATCACCACGGGCACCCACATCACGCAGATCAGCCTGTTCCTCCTGGTGGAGAGCCGGCACATCCCCGCGCGGCTGGTGCAGACCTCGCCTCCGGCCTCCGGCCGGGACCATGGCGGGCCGGGGACGCACACCCTCATCGACCTGGACTTGTCGAAGTACGACACCCTGGCGAGCCGCTTCCAGCAGGAGCAGCGCGAGGGCCTGTCCTTCCTCAAGGCGGGCATCGACACGCGCAACGCGGCCTTCAACCGGCTCATCGAGCGCATCGAACAGGTGGCCACGAGCTCACGCGCGCCCCTGTTGCTCATGGGTCCTACCGGCGCGGGCAAGTCCCAGCTCGCCCGGCGCATCTACCAGCTCAAGAAGGCGCGGCGGCACGTGAGCGGCCCCTTCGTGGACGTCAACTGCGCCACCCTGCGCGGCGACGGGGCCATGTCCGCCCTCTTCGGCCACGTGAAGGGGGCATTCACCGGCGCGGTGGCGGACCGGCCGGGGCTCTTGCGCCAGGCGAACGCGGGCGTGCTCTTCCTCGACGAAATCGGCGAGCTGGGCGCGGACGAGCAGGCCATGCTCCTGCGCGCGCTCGAGGACAAGCGCTTCCTGCCGGTGGGCTCGGACAAGGAGGTGGAGAGCGACTTCCAGCTGCTCGCGGGCACCAACCGGGATCTGCTCGCCGAGGTGGAGCGCGGACGCTTCCGGGAGGATCTGCTCGCGCGCATCAACCTGTGGACCTTCCGGCTGCCCGCCTTGCGCGAGCGGCCCGAGGACATCCTCCCCAACCTCCTCTATGAGATGGATCAGGCCTCGCAGGCGCTCGGCACGCGCGTGACGATGAACAAGGAGGCCCAGGCCCACTTCCTGCGCTTCGCCACCTCCGCCGAGGCGCGCTGGAGCGGCAACTTCCGCGACCTCAATGCCGCCGTGCTGCGCATGGCCACGCTCGCCCCCGGCGGCCGCATCACCCGCGAGGGCGTGGACGAGGAGCTGGAGCGGCTGCGCGCCGCGTGGCTCCCCACCCCGTCCACCGCCCGGCCCGTCGCGGCGGAGGATCTGGTGACGCGGGTGCTCGGGGAGGACAAGGCCGAGGCCCTGGACCGCTTCGACCGGGCCCAGCTCGAGGAGGTGCTCGCCGTGTGCCGCGAGGCCCGCTCCCTGTCCGACGCGGGGCGCATGCTCTTCGCCTGCTCCCGGGCACAGAAGAAGAGCGTCAACGACGCGGACCGGCTGCGCAAATACCTCGCCCGCTTCGGCCTGGAGTGGAGCGGCGTCCAGGCCTGAGTGAACCACAAGGGGTAGGCGCCACATCCACCCGGGGGGTTGTCACCTGGAGCACGAAGCGACCGTTCCTGGACGACAGTCTCACGGGAAACCTTCATTCACACGCTTCCCAGTCTCGCGGAAATGGCGAAATTTTCCCGGCAACCCACACCGCCGCCGACCTCCCCCAGAGGTACGGCGCCGGCCAGACCAGGAGAACACCATGAAGACGCTCGTGCCGCGCGCAATGCTGTGGGTGGCCCTCGCCATGGGTTGTGGCCCGGTCGAGGAGGCCGCCGCCCCCTCCGAGGCGGCACCCGGCCAGGTGACCCAGGCCATCGAGGACGACAACGGCCTGACCCCCAATGGACTCGCCTTCAACGGGCTCGCCTTCAACGGCCTGGCCTTCAATGGGCTCGCCTTCAACGGACTCGCCTTCAACGGCCTGTCCAGTCCCCTGTTCGCCTCCTGGTTCCGGCTGCACCCCTCCGAGTCCAACCTCTTCATGAAGTACCTGGTGCGCTGCGCCGTGCCCGAGGGACAGACGCGCGGCTATACGCTGGGCTCCACCCGGTACGAGTGGCCCGGCGGCCTGGGGCTGGCACCGGGCTGGGCCAACGGCGCCGCGGCGACCCTGGAGGAGCAGCAGGTCGTCAGCGCGTGCCTGGCGGCCCTCACCAACAAGTATGGGCGCTCGGTCCTCCTGTCGGTGCAGGGCACCAGCGCCAAGGGGGTTCGCATCCCCACGACGAGCGGGGAGCTGGCGGGCTACCCCCTGCGCGAGGCCTGCTTCTTCGGCAACCTCTTCACCGGAGAGGGCCTGTTCGTCGGCAACGACCAGGGCATGCTGGGCGGCAACCGAGCGAGCCTGCGCGCGTGCGCGCTGATGGGAAAGCAGGAGTGCGCGCCGCTCGTGCACGTCGGCAGCTGCCATGAGGTCTGCCAGCACGACGCCACGGGGACCTACTTCACGCGCTGCACCCGCGGTGGTGTCACCTACCACGCGCTCAGCACCCGGCTGCGCACCCAGGACATCTACACCTGTGGGGATGGGCGCTGCCAGTTCCCGGAGACGTGCGCCAGCAACAACGCGGGCACGTCCTGCAAGCAGGACTGCGGCACCTGCGGTTGACGCGGGTGCTCGCCCCAGGGGCGGCCAAAGGAAATTTCCGCCACGAAACCAGCGACGAGGAT harbors:
- a CDS encoding RtcB family protein, encoding MRTERDYEVLTNEAGGVPIKAWTVGVPFEDEAKKQLRAMAALPFVHKWVAAMPDVHRGFGATVGSVVATAGAVIPAAVGVDIGCGMIAVRTTLRAEQLPDSLGGVRSAIERAVPHGRTDNGGRNDRGTWKDAPSAHREAWGRLKPGYDAILEKHPRLGRGPDLGHLGTLGTGNHFIEVCLDEADHVWVMLHSGSRGVGNRIGSHFIELAKEDMRRFFIQLPEADLAYLPEGTEHFEDYLRAVGWAQEYAATNRELMLRSTVEALQASGELPEFSLTQAAVNCHHNYVSREHHYGKNVLVTRKGAVRAREGDLGIIPGSMGARSYIVRGKGNAESFHSCSHGAGRVMSREAAKRRFTLEDHARATEGIECRKDADVIDETPGAYKPIDEVMRAQASLVDVVHTLRQVVCVKG
- the rtcR gene encoding RNA repair transcriptional activator RtcR translates to MAKTRIRETVVFGVLGTNLDAGRGPRRWDKWRPSVGLCQQEDLLVHRFELLHPPGQEELARTVEQDIQQVSPETQVRPTAVGIRNPWDLEETYGALLDYARTYPFQPEQEDYLVHITTGTHITQISLFLLVESRHIPARLVQTSPPASGRDHGGPGTHTLIDLDLSKYDTLASRFQQEQREGLSFLKAGIDTRNAAFNRLIERIEQVATSSRAPLLLMGPTGAGKSQLARRIYQLKKARRHVSGPFVDVNCATLRGDGAMSALFGHVKGAFTGAVADRPGLLRQANAGVLFLDEIGELGADEQAMLLRALEDKRFLPVGSDKEVESDFQLLAGTNRDLLAEVERGRFREDLLARINLWTFRLPALRERPEDILPNLLYEMDQASQALGTRVTMNKEAQAHFLRFATSAEARWSGNFRDLNAAVLRMATLAPGGRITREGVDEELERLRAAWLPTPSTARPVAAEDLVTRVLGEDKAEALDRFDRAQLEEVLAVCREARSLSDAGRMLFACSRAQKKSVNDADRLRKYLARFGLEWSGVQA
- the rtcA gene encoding RNA 3'-terminal phosphate cyclase gives rise to the protein MIRIDGSKGEGGGQVLRTSLALALVTGTPFQMVNIRAGRSKPGLLRQHLTSVKAAAAVGGAEVEGAELHSQELTFRPRSVKPGDYHFAVGTAGSATLVLQTVLPALLSASGPSTLVLEGGTHNPAAPPFDFLAKAYLPLVRRMGPQVEATLERPGFFPAGGGKFHVSVQPAPLVPLHLLERGNVVRRRATAMFSQVPFDVAKRELETVGRRLGWSEEERRVEELKRAPGPGNALSLEVESEHVTEVFTSFGERGVPAETVASTVSEEARVYLEAGVPVGQHLCDQLMLLLALARGGSFRTLPLDGHARTQLETFAHFLDVKLSVKELSASVFEVGVDRASV